From Chryseobacterium sp. IHB B 17019, one genomic window encodes:
- a CDS encoding sialate O-acetylesterase — protein sequence MKNKLKILSLLLCTFCIFMEAKIKLPTLVSDGMVLQRNQKLNVWGKADAGEKVEIKFLNKKYNTTADPTGNWKIMLPEQKAGGPYTMTINEITLKDILIGDVWLASGQSNMELPMRRLTPLYADEIKNANNQNIRFFTVPQKYNFKSPQTELDGGKWEVTNPQTILNFSGVAYFFAKQLSEKNKVAVGIIHASLGGSPIQAWMDENSLKKYPEYLDEAQKWQNDELIKSTESNEQALSKAWYAELDQSDIGLNQQWENFDLNDSEWKKMNIPGSWEDKEGSFEGSVWFRKEINLPKNQAGKGAFLNLGRIKDADVTYINGVKVGNVTYEYPPRWYNIPAGVLKEGKNVISVRVTNGSGKGQLIADKPYYLEIDGQKIDLKTEWKYKIGAKMEKMAPGQTFIRWKPTGLYNAMINPLINYNIKGAIWYQGESNTGKPKEYGDLLTTMILDWRNKWNRKDMPFFTVQLANFMEPKTQPVESNWAELRDQQRQVSLKVPNTGLAVIIDIGEWNDIHPLNKKSVGDRLALQALKVADKKNIIADGPVYQSMKVEGNKIILSFKPGTDDFENVSELKGFAIKAKDGNYQWAKAKIEGKKIIVWNDTVSNPVSVRYDWADNPDGNLRNKSGLPASPFTTE from the coding sequence ATGAAAAATAAACTCAAAATTTTAAGCTTACTTCTCTGCACATTCTGTATTTTCATGGAAGCTAAAATCAAGCTTCCCACATTGGTTTCAGACGGAATGGTTTTGCAGAGAAATCAAAAACTGAATGTCTGGGGAAAAGCCGATGCCGGAGAAAAAGTTGAAATTAAATTCCTCAACAAAAAATACAATACAACCGCCGATCCAACCGGGAACTGGAAAATCATGCTTCCAGAGCAGAAAGCCGGAGGTCCATACACAATGACTATCAATGAAATTACATTAAAAGATATTCTCATCGGTGACGTTTGGCTGGCTTCCGGACAATCAAATATGGAACTGCCGATGCGCAGACTGACTCCGCTTTATGCAGATGAAATAAAAAATGCGAATAATCAGAATATCAGATTTTTCACGGTTCCACAAAAATATAATTTTAAATCGCCTCAAACTGAGCTTGATGGTGGAAAATGGGAAGTTACAAACCCGCAGACCATTCTTAATTTCTCCGGAGTTGCCTATTTTTTCGCAAAACAGCTGAGTGAAAAAAATAAAGTTGCTGTTGGTATTATCCACGCAAGTTTGGGCGGTTCGCCGATTCAGGCCTGGATGGATGAGAATTCACTGAAAAAATATCCCGAATATCTGGACGAAGCCCAAAAATGGCAGAATGATGAGTTGATAAAATCTACAGAATCTAACGAACAGGCATTGAGCAAGGCGTGGTACGCAGAACTCGACCAGAGTGATATCGGACTGAATCAGCAATGGGAAAACTTCGACCTGAATGATTCTGAATGGAAAAAAATGAATATTCCCGGTTCGTGGGAAGATAAAGAAGGTTCTTTCGAAGGTTCTGTATGGTTTAGAAAAGAAATTAATTTACCTAAAAATCAGGCTGGAAAAGGCGCATTTTTAAATTTAGGAAGAATAAAAGATGCCGATGTTACGTATATTAACGGCGTAAAAGTAGGAAATGTAACCTACGAATACCCGCCCCGCTGGTACAATATTCCGGCAGGTGTTTTAAAAGAAGGGAAAAACGTTATCTCTGTAAGGGTTACAAACGGAAGCGGAAAAGGCCAGCTCATTGCCGACAAACCGTATTATCTTGAAATTGACGGACAAAAAATTGACTTAAAAACCGAATGGAAATATAAAATCGGTGCCAAAATGGAAAAAATGGCTCCCGGACAGACTTTTATCCGTTGGAAACCTACGGGATTGTATAATGCAATGATCAACCCTTTAATCAATTATAATATCAAAGGAGCAATTTGGTATCAGGGAGAAAGCAACACCGGAAAACCAAAAGAATACGGAGATCTGCTGACTACTATGATTCTGGATTGGCGAAACAAATGGAACCGGAAAGATATGCCGTTTTTCACCGTACAGCTGGCTAATTTTATGGAACCGAAAACCCAGCCTGTGGAAAGCAATTGGGCAGAGCTGAGAGACCAGCAGCGCCAGGTTTCGCTGAAAGTTCCGAACACCGGACTTGCCGTAATTATTGACATAGGAGAGTGGAATGATATTCACCCTTTAAACAAAAAATCGGTTGGAGACCGATTAGCTTTACAGGCATTGAAAGTTGCTGACAAGAAAAATATTATCGCAGACGGACCGGTGTATCAGTCGATGAAAGTGGAAGGAAATAAAATTATTCTCTCTTTCAAACCAGGAACGGATGATTTTGAAAATGTTTCAGAACTGAAAGGTTTTGCCATCAAAGCAAAAGACGGAAATTATCAATGGGCAAAAGCTAAAATCGAAGGCAAGAAAATCATCGTCTGGAATGATACTGTTTCAAATCCTGTTTCAGTAAGATACGACTGGGCAGACAATCCCGACGGAAACCTCAGAAACAAATCCGGGCTTCCCGCTTCACCATTTACTACAGAATAA
- a CDS encoding MFS transporter gives MNNSSQKISVVEKIGYSLGDLAANLVFQTLVTYLAYFYTDIYGLKPEDASIITLTVGLLAGFVFNPLIGALADRTRTKWGKFRPWILLTAIPLGAAALLAFSTPDFSYKGKMIYAAITYSVLLLLYAANNLPYAALSGVITGDMSERNSISSYRFVAVMFAQFFVQVFMLPIILSAGHGDKAAGIEVVMTWLAIIGTLMLLITFFTTKERVVPKPEQESTLGADLKDLKKNKPWIIMLIVTALIFITLAMKGGSYVYYFNNYVDEASLQQFISPITNFFNSIGMNFFGEDPRSAGFGLFNAGGIIMMIVGITFSKRFADKYGKKDAFIASLFISTLFVLAFIFYPPKSVGLMFLSQILHGFFYGIGTPLLWAMIADVADYSEWKNNRRATAIIFSAMMVGLKVGLSIGSSLVAYIIGQYGYISSEGAMSVVQPETVSAGAKMLVSVFPSIPFFLACGLLMFYEINKKMEIKIEQELKERRK, from the coding sequence ATGAACAACTCATCCCAAAAAATATCCGTCGTTGAGAAAATCGGCTACAGCTTAGGAGATTTAGCGGCCAATTTGGTATTCCAGACTCTGGTAACGTATTTAGCTTATTTCTACACAGATATTTACGGATTAAAACCGGAAGATGCTTCTATCATTACCCTCACCGTCGGATTATTGGCAGGTTTTGTCTTCAATCCCCTGATTGGTGCTCTGGCAGACCGGACACGGACAAAGTGGGGAAAATTCCGTCCGTGGATTTTGCTCACTGCCATTCCATTGGGGGCAGCGGCACTTTTGGCATTCAGTACCCCTGATTTTTCGTATAAAGGAAAAATGATTTACGCGGCAATCACTTATTCTGTGTTACTGTTGCTTTATGCAGCCAATAATTTACCTTATGCTGCTTTAAGTGGCGTAATCACAGGCGATATGAGTGAACGCAACAGCATTTCTTCTTACCGTTTTGTTGCCGTAATGTTTGCACAGTTTTTCGTTCAGGTATTTATGCTGCCGATTATTTTATCTGCGGGGCACGGAGATAAAGCAGCCGGAATAGAAGTGGTAATGACCTGGCTGGCGATTATAGGAACACTCATGTTACTGATAACGTTTTTTACAACCAAAGAAAGAGTGGTTCCAAAACCGGAACAGGAATCGACCTTGGGTGCTGATTTAAAAGATTTAAAGAAAAATAAGCCGTGGATCATCATGTTGATCGTTACAGCATTGATTTTCATTACACTGGCAATGAAAGGTGGTTCGTATGTGTATTATTTCAATAATTATGTGGATGAAGCTTCTCTTCAGCAGTTTATATCACCGATTACCAATTTCTTCAATTCTATCGGGATGAACTTTTTTGGTGAAGATCCGCGTTCAGCAGGTTTCGGGCTTTTCAATGCGGGCGGAATCATTATGATGATTGTCGGGATTACTTTTTCCAAAAGATTTGCAGACAAATACGGCAAAAAAGATGCGTTTATTGCTTCGTTATTTATTTCAACTTTATTTGTGCTGGCATTTATATTTTATCCGCCAAAATCGGTTGGATTGATGTTCCTTTCTCAGATTTTACACGGTTTCTTTTACGGGATCGGAACGCCTTTGCTTTGGGCAATGATTGCCGATGTCGCAGACTATTCGGAATGGAAGAACAACCGAAGAGCAACCGCCATTATTTTTTCGGCAATGATGGTTGGCCTGAAGGTAGGTTTAAGCATCGGAAGCTCATTAGTAGCTTATATCATTGGCCAGTACGGGTATATTTCGTCAGAAGGTGCAATGAGTGTTGTTCAGCCGGAAACAGTTTCCGCGGGAGCAAAAATGTTGGTCAGCGTATTTCCGTCCATTCCGTTCTTTTTAGCGTGTGGATTGTTGATGTTTTACGAAATCAACAAAAAAATGGAAATCAAAATCGAACAAGAGCTTAAAGAAAGAAGAAAATAA
- a CDS encoding endo-1,4-beta-xylanase gives MKKIAALLGILTLTVSCKTAGTAASDATLKSAFKNKFYIGTAMSLPQIHETEVRSVEIIKKQFSSIVAENCMKSMFLQPQEGKFFFDDADKFVAFGEKNKMFIIGHTLIWHSQLPKWFFVDKDGKDVSAEVLKQRMKNHITTVVTRYKGRVKGWDVVNEAIMEDGSYRKSKFYEILGEEFIPLAFQYAQEADPNAELYYNDYNEWYSGKVQTVSKMVQNLKSRGIRIDGVGMQTHVGLDTPTLDEYEKAIAAYAANGVKVNVTEMEISALPSPWGTSANVSDTVEYQAKMNPYTKGLPENVKTAWENRYLDFFRLFLKHQDKIRRVTLWGTTDAQSWKNDFPVKGRTDYPLLFDRNDQTKPVVEKIIQLTKEK, from the coding sequence ATGAAAAAAATAGCAGCATTATTAGGAATTTTAACCTTGACCGTCTCATGCAAAACAGCAGGTACAGCAGCTTCTGATGCCACCCTGAAAAGTGCATTCAAAAATAAATTCTATATCGGGACAGCAATGAGTCTTCCGCAGATTCACGAAACTGAGGTGAGATCTGTTGAGATCATTAAAAAACAGTTCAGCTCCATTGTTGCGGAAAACTGTATGAAATCAATGTTTCTGCAACCGCAGGAAGGGAAATTCTTCTTTGATGATGCCGATAAATTCGTTGCTTTCGGAGAGAAAAACAAAATGTTCATCATCGGTCATACGTTGATTTGGCATTCTCAGTTACCCAAATGGTTTTTCGTAGATAAAGACGGAAAAGACGTTTCAGCGGAAGTCCTTAAACAAAGAATGAAAAATCATATCACCACGGTGGTAACCAGATACAAAGGCCGCGTAAAAGGTTGGGATGTGGTTAACGAGGCCATTATGGAGGACGGTTCTTACCGTAAAAGCAAATTTTACGAAATCCTTGGCGAAGAATTTATCCCCCTGGCTTTTCAGTATGCTCAGGAAGCGGATCCGAATGCAGAATTGTATTACAATGATTATAACGAATGGTATTCCGGAAAAGTTCAGACCGTCAGCAAAATGGTTCAAAACCTGAAATCCAGAGGAATCCGCATCGATGGTGTCGGGATGCAGACCCATGTGGGTCTCGATACACCAACACTTGACGAATATGAAAAAGCAATTGCAGCCTACGCAGCAAACGGTGTAAAAGTGAATGTTACTGAAATGGAGATCAGCGCACTTCCTTCACCGTGGGGAACTTCAGCCAACGTTTCCGATACCGTGGAATATCAGGCCAAAATGAATCCTTATACCAAAGGTCTTCCCGAAAACGTAAAAACAGCATGGGAAAACCGCTATCTGGATTTTTTCAGATTATTCCTGAAACATCAGGATAAAATCAGAAGAGTGACATTGTGGGGCACTACCGATGCGCAATCCTGGAAAAACGATTTTCCGGTAAAAGGCAGAACCGATTATCCGTTACTTTTCGACCGTAATGATCAGACAAAACCTGTGGTGGAAAAAATCATTCAGCTAACAAAAGAAAAATAA
- a CDS encoding glycoside hydrolase family 43 protein produces MKKAKYLFPKDYMADPSVHVFEGKLYIYPSHDWESGMEENDNGDHFDMNDYHVFSLDDVENGEITDHGVVLSVKDIPWSGRQLWDCDVAYRNGKYYMYFPLKDKNDIFRIGVAVSDKPYGPFVPEKHPMMGSYSIDPCIFEENGKHYMYFGGIWGGQLQRYRNNKALESAILPNENEPAIPSKVAVLSDDMLEFGEEPKDVLILDENGSPLLHGDKHRFFEASWMHKYNGKYYFSYSTGDTHLICYATGDNPYGPFTFQGEILTPVVGWTTHHSMVEFKGKWYLFFHDCVPSEGKTWLRSMKVIELEYDIDGKIKTIEGLEG; encoded by the coding sequence ATGAAAAAAGCAAAATATCTATTCCCGAAAGATTATATGGCAGACCCTTCCGTACACGTTTTTGAAGGCAAACTGTACATCTACCCGTCACACGACTGGGAAAGCGGAATGGAAGAAAATGACAACGGCGACCATTTTGATATGAATGATTATCACGTTTTTTCTTTAGACGACGTTGAAAACGGTGAGATTACTGATCACGGTGTTGTCCTTTCGGTAAAAGATATTCCCTGGTCGGGAAGACAGCTGTGGGATTGCGATGTAGCGTATAGAAATGGCAAATATTATATGTATTTTCCTTTAAAAGATAAAAATGACATCTTCAGAATCGGTGTTGCCGTGAGCGATAAACCTTACGGGCCATTCGTTCCGGAGAAACATCCGATGATGGGAAGTTACAGCATCGATCCCTGTATTTTCGAAGAAAACGGAAAACATTATATGTATTTCGGCGGAATCTGGGGTGGGCAATTACAACGTTACAGAAACAACAAGGCTCTGGAATCTGCGATTCTTCCTAATGAAAATGAACCGGCAATTCCTTCAAAGGTTGCTGTTTTGAGCGATGATATGCTGGAATTCGGGGAAGAGCCTAAAGACGTTCTGATTCTTGACGAAAACGGAAGTCCTTTACTTCACGGCGACAAACACCGCTTTTTTGAGGCTTCGTGGATGCATAAATACAACGGTAAATATTATTTTTCATACTCTACCGGCGACACCCATTTGATATGTTATGCAACGGGCGACAATCCTTACGGGCCATTTACTTTTCAGGGAGAGATTCTGACGCCTGTCGTTGGATGGACAACCCATCACAGTATGGTGGAGTTTAAAGGGAAATGGTATCTGTTCTTCCATGATTGTGTTCCGAGCGAAGGAAAAACATGGCTCAGAAGCATGAAAGTCATTGAACTTGAATATGACATAGATGGTAAAATTAAAACCATTGAAGGTCTAGAGGGATAA
- a CDS encoding alpha-glucuronidase: protein MQNFRLYILLFLMIPLTVLAEDGSQLWLRFPAKNGVSADKIIVKGNSPTLNIAKKELMNHWQGQEIELRTDKSLKNLKGGYTIKSVQNKLVISAEKEIGLLYGVYHILRLQQTKSAVTNLNITEKPSYDVRILNHWDNLDGTIERGYAGHSLWKWEDLPKTISPRYEEYARANASVGINAAVLNNVNASPNMLRKDYLEKVKVLADIFRPYGIKVYLSVNFSSPKVLGGLENSDPLNKDVQRWWKDKASEIYKLIPDFGGFLVKANSEGQPGPQDYGRTHADGANMMADVLKPYAGIVMWRAFVYSPSKEDRAKQAYLEFVPLDGKFRDNVIIQIKNGPVDFQPREAFNPLFGALKKTSEMVEFQITQEYLGFSNHLVYLAPLFKETLDSDTYSNGKGSTIAKITDGTLRPAKISAISAVSNIGEDKNWTGHHFAQANWYAFGRLAWNHDLTSEQIADEWIKMTFTDNEKFINPVKEMMLISRETAVDYMMPLGLHHIFAGGHHYGPEPWGDYKGGRPDWSPVYYHQANAQGIGFDRTKSGSYAVSQYFPPLNEIYGNIKTCPENLLLWFHHVPWDHQMKDGKTLWEELSYKYDTGVKNVREYQKIWDKMQPYVDEERFQNVQSKLKIQAKDAVWWKDACLLYFQTFSKMPIPYDIERPVHELEDLKKIKLNMGHHN from the coding sequence ATGCAAAATTTCCGATTATACATCCTATTATTTTTAATGATTCCGTTAACGGTTTTGGCTGAGGACGGAAGTCAGCTTTGGCTTCGGTTTCCGGCGAAGAATGGAGTTTCAGCAGATAAAATTATCGTCAAAGGAAACAGTCCGACGTTGAATATTGCCAAAAAAGAATTGATGAATCATTGGCAGGGCCAGGAAATTGAACTGCGCACGGATAAATCATTAAAAAATTTGAAAGGCGGTTATACGATAAAATCGGTTCAGAACAAATTGGTTATTTCTGCTGAAAAAGAGATCGGATTGCTTTACGGAGTCTATCATATTTTACGATTGCAGCAGACAAAATCAGCGGTAACAAATCTTAATATTACTGAAAAGCCTTCGTATGATGTCAGAATTCTCAACCATTGGGATAATCTGGACGGAACTATTGAGCGTGGGTACGCGGGACATTCGCTTTGGAAATGGGAAGATTTACCCAAAACAATTTCGCCCAGATATGAAGAATATGCAAGAGCCAACGCTTCGGTTGGAATTAATGCGGCTGTTCTCAACAATGTGAATGCCTCTCCGAATATGCTCAGGAAAGACTATCTGGAAAAAGTAAAAGTCCTGGCAGACATTTTCAGGCCTTACGGAATCAAAGTCTATCTTTCCGTTAATTTTTCATCGCCAAAAGTTTTAGGCGGGCTGGAAAATTCCGATCCTTTGAACAAAGATGTTCAGAGATGGTGGAAAGATAAAGCTTCCGAAATTTATAAATTAATTCCAGATTTCGGAGGATTTTTGGTGAAAGCGAATTCTGAAGGACAACCCGGTCCGCAGGACTACGGTAGAACGCACGCAGACGGCGCCAATATGATGGCGGATGTTCTGAAACCTTATGCCGGAATTGTGATGTGGAGAGCTTTTGTGTATAGTCCAAGTAAAGAAGACCGTGCAAAACAGGCTTACCTGGAATTTGTTCCGCTTGACGGGAAATTCAGAGATAATGTCATCATTCAGATCAAAAACGGACCCGTTGATTTTCAGCCCCGTGAAGCGTTTAATCCACTTTTCGGAGCCTTGAAAAAAACTTCTGAAATGGTTGAATTCCAAATTACCCAGGAGTATTTAGGATTCTCAAATCATCTCGTTTATCTTGCTCCGTTATTTAAGGAAACACTTGACAGCGATACTTATTCCAACGGAAAAGGTTCTACAATTGCTAAAATTACGGACGGAACTTTAAGACCGGCAAAGATTTCGGCTATCTCAGCAGTTTCCAATATTGGGGAAGATAAAAACTGGACGGGACATCATTTTGCGCAAGCTAATTGGTACGCCTTCGGACGTTTGGCCTGGAATCACGATTTGACTTCGGAACAGATTGCCGATGAATGGATTAAAATGACATTTACGGATAATGAAAAATTCATCAATCCTGTAAAAGAAATGATGCTCATTTCAAGGGAAACAGCAGTGGATTATATGATGCCTCTCGGCTTACACCATATTTTCGCAGGTGGACATCATTACGGTCCGGAGCCGTGGGGAGATTACAAAGGCGGAAGACCGGATTGGTCACCAGTATATTACCATCAGGCAAATGCTCAGGGAATCGGTTTTGACAGAACAAAATCAGGAAGTTATGCTGTTTCACAATATTTTCCTCCGTTAAATGAAATCTATGGAAATATCAAAACCTGCCCGGAAAACCTGCTTTTGTGGTTTCATCATGTTCCGTGGGATCATCAGATGAAAGACGGAAAGACTTTGTGGGAAGAATTATCTTACAAATACGATACAGGTGTAAAAAATGTACGCGAATACCAGAAAATATGGGATAAAATGCAGCCTTATGTAGATGAAGAAAGATTTCAAAACGTTCAGTCAAAATTAAAAATTCAGGCAAAAGATGCCGTTTGGTGGAAAGACGCCTGCCTGCTTTATTTCCAGACTTTTTCGAAAATGCCGATTCCTTATGATATTGAGAGACCGGTTCACGAACTTGAAGATTTGAAGAAGATTAAACTGAATATGGGACATCACAATTAA
- the fsa gene encoding fructose-6-phosphate aldolase — MKFFIDTANLAMIEEANALGILDGVTTNPSLMAKEGISGKENILNHYLKICDIVDGDVSAEVIGITYDEMIKEGEELAALHPQIVVKVPIIKDGIKAIKYFSQKGIRTNCTLIFSAGQALLAAKAGATYVSPFLGRLDDVSTDGLNLIEEIRTIFDNFGFETQILAASVRHSMHIINCAKIGADVVTCPLPPILSLLKHPLTDSGLDQFIKDSQKMK; from the coding sequence ATGAAGTTTTTTATAGACACAGCCAATCTTGCTATGATCGAAGAAGCCAATGCTTTGGGCATTCTGGATGGCGTTACAACCAATCCTTCTTTAATGGCAAAAGAAGGGATTTCCGGAAAGGAAAATATTCTGAATCATTACCTTAAAATCTGCGATATCGTAGATGGCGATGTAAGTGCCGAAGTGATCGGAATTACGTATGATGAAATGATCAAAGAAGGAGAAGAGCTGGCTGCACTGCATCCTCAGATCGTGGTAAAAGTTCCCATCATTAAAGACGGTATCAAGGCAATCAAATATTTTTCCCAAAAAGGAATCCGAACAAATTGTACTTTGATTTTTTCTGCCGGACAGGCTCTTCTGGCTGCAAAAGCCGGAGCAACCTATGTTTCCCCTTTTTTGGGCAGGCTGGATGATGTTTCTACAGACGGTTTAAATTTAATTGAAGAAATCAGAACCATTTTTGATAATTTCGGATTTGAAACACAGATTTTGGCAGCTTCCGTAAGACACAGCATGCACATAATCAATTGTGCTAAAATTGGTGCCGATGTTGTTACCTGTCCGTTGCCTCCGATTTTGTCATTGCTGAAGCATCCCTTAACAGACAGTGGTTTAGATCAGTTTATCAAAGATTCTCAAAAAATGAAATAA
- the galK gene encoding galactokinase — protein MMEKLINYTTEAFKLKFNSEPDSIFLAPGRINIIGEHVDYSDGFVLPAAIDKHICFAVKKVDNSETCTFFAKDFDDSFSFNINQKQTPVSQIWVNYLLGVFNAIQESGKKIGGLQIAFSSNIPMGSGLSSSAALECGFAFILNQFFDLNLTKKELALIGQKSEHTFVGVKCGIMDQFASVFGKEHQVIMLDCNSLEHQYFEANLEGYSLVLFDSCVKHTHLTSGYNDRRKDVDKGKKILWEKFPEIEKFRDFSFSMLDEVRAEIGETSYKRCLYLLKEIKRVEKAAKALAEGDVKYLGELLTETHSGLSTEFEVSCEELDFMVKETLKEKGVSGARIMGGGFGGCSINLIKDENVAEVIKNISLKYKTDFNIEMKVYRVKISDGINEYKRNEFVI, from the coding sequence ATGATGGAGAAATTAATCAATTATACAACAGAAGCATTTAAATTAAAATTCAATTCAGAACCGGACAGTATTTTTCTGGCTCCGGGAAGAATTAATATTATTGGTGAGCATGTCGATTACAGCGATGGTTTTGTGCTTCCCGCGGCTATTGACAAACACATTTGTTTTGCTGTAAAAAAGGTGGATAACTCGGAAACCTGTACCTTTTTTGCTAAAGACTTTGACGATTCTTTTAGTTTTAATATCAACCAAAAACAAACTCCGGTTTCGCAGATTTGGGTTAATTATTTATTGGGTGTATTTAATGCTATTCAGGAAAGTGGAAAAAAGATTGGCGGTTTACAGATTGCTTTTAGCAGCAACATACCGATGGGCTCCGGTTTATCGTCGTCAGCAGCTTTGGAATGCGGATTCGCCTTTATTCTCAACCAGTTTTTTGATTTAAATTTAACAAAGAAAGAGTTGGCATTAATCGGGCAGAAATCCGAACATACCTTTGTTGGTGTAAAGTGCGGAATTATGGATCAGTTTGCTTCCGTTTTCGGCAAAGAGCATCAGGTGATCATGCTGGATTGCAATTCTCTGGAACATCAGTATTTTGAAGCCAATCTGGAAGGGTATAGTCTGGTGCTTTTCGACAGTTGTGTAAAACACACGCATCTCACTTCCGGCTACAATGACAGGCGAAAAGATGTTGATAAAGGGAAAAAGATATTGTGGGAAAAATTCCCTGAAATAGAGAAATTCAGAGATTTCAGTTTTTCAATGCTGGATGAAGTGAGAGCAGAAATAGGAGAGACGTCTTATAAAAGATGCCTTTACCTTTTAAAGGAAATCAAAAGAGTTGAAAAAGCTGCTAAAGCCTTGGCAGAAGGCGATGTAAAGTATCTGGGTGAGCTTCTTACCGAAACACATTCCGGGCTTTCCACTGAATTTGAAGTGAGCTGCGAAGAACTCGATTTTATGGTAAAGGAAACTTTAAAGGAAAAAGGCGTTTCAGGTGCAAGAATAATGGGCGGTGGTTTCGGCGGATGCAGCATCAATCTTATTAAAGATGAAAATGTAGCTGAAGTGATTAAAAATATCAGTTTAAAATACAAAACGGATTTTAACATCGAAATGAAAGTGTACCGTGTAAAAATATCGGATGGAATTAATGAATACAAAAGAAATGAATTCGTCATTTAA
- a CDS encoding UDP-glucose--hexose-1-phosphate uridylyltransferase — protein sequence MNTKEMNSSFNQKKHPHRRYNPLSDEWILVSPQRANRPWQGQTEKVAEEKLPVHDPNCYLCSGNMRVNGEKNPDYKGVYVFDNDFGSLMKVDVEFSDEQPDFFSLKPERGINRVICFSDNHSLTLPEMEVNDIKKVVDVWQQQYEELGAEDYINHVQIFENKGSVMGCSNPHPHGQIWAQSSIPSTVLRTQENLKKYFEKNGRSLLEDYVKKELEVRERIIFENEDFVALVPFWAIWPYETMIVSKRKTENILKFSDSEKHSLAEILKDLTIKYDNLFEISFPYSAGIHQSPTDGKPHPEWHFHMHFYPPLLRNAEVKKFMVGYEMLAEPQRDITPEQSAEILQNLSVVHYKTYK from the coding sequence ATGAATACAAAAGAAATGAATTCGTCATTTAATCAGAAAAAACACCCTCACAGAAGATACAATCCTCTTTCGGATGAATGGATTCTGGTGTCTCCGCAAAGAGCAAACCGCCCATGGCAAGGGCAAACCGAGAAAGTTGCCGAAGAAAAACTTCCTGTTCACGACCCGAATTGTTATTTATGCTCCGGAAACATGCGTGTCAATGGCGAGAAAAATCCCGATTATAAAGGGGTTTATGTTTTTGATAATGATTTTGGTTCTCTGATGAAAGTTGATGTTGAATTTTCTGATGAACAGCCGGATTTTTTTTCATTAAAACCTGAGCGCGGGATTAACAGGGTCATTTGTTTCTCGGATAATCACAGCCTTACTTTACCGGAAATGGAAGTAAATGATATTAAGAAAGTCGTTGACGTCTGGCAACAGCAATATGAGGAATTGGGAGCCGAAGATTACATCAATCACGTTCAGATTTTTGAAAACAAAGGAAGCGTGATGGGATGCAGCAATCCGCATCCTCATGGTCAGATCTGGGCGCAATCTTCTATTCCGTCAACAGTTTTGAGAACGCAGGAAAATCTGAAAAAATATTTTGAAAAAAACGGAAGGTCACTTTTAGAAGATTACGTTAAAAAAGAACTGGAAGTAAGAGAAAGAATCATTTTTGAAAATGAGGATTTTGTGGCTTTAGTTCCATTTTGGGCAATCTGGCCTTATGAAACAATGATTGTCAGCAAAAGGAAAACTGAAAATATTCTGAAGTTTTCTGATTCCGAAAAACATTCTTTAGCAGAAATATTGAAAGATTTAACCATAAAATATGACAATCTTTTTGAGATTTCTTTTCCGTATTCAGCAGGAATTCATCAATCGCCAACGGATGGGAAACCACACCCTGAATGGCATTTCCATATGCATTTTTATCCGCCTTTGCTACGAAATGCAGAGGTGAAAAAATTTATGGTAGGCTACGAAATGCTGGCAGAACCACAACGCGATATTACACCCGAACAAAGCGCGGAAATATTGCAGAATCTTTCAGTTGTACATTACAAAACCTATAAATAA